The stretch of DNA TCTGTTCTATGATATTCACATTCTGTTTCTGGTGGTGTTGATGAGCAGGTAGCCAAGGATACACAATTGATAGATTCCATTGCTGAAAAACAATCCCAGATATTTTCAGAAAAATGTAAATTGTTTCCAGCAGATGTGCAGATTCAGTCCATATATCCATTGTAAAGGATTGCTCCCTTTAGTTTTTCTATAAATTGCAAATATATACTATGGGAATCCAAGAATCTAATAGAATacacttttttcatttttatttattttcatttcttttatttcactTCTGTGATGATGACAGTTGAGCTTTCTATGTTTTCGGGATacatctttcttattttttttaatgttcttGCGAATGCCAAATTACTGGTGGAAAATGATTTaggaaaatatttgtttttactTGTTTGGTATAATAATTTCATGATCAATTTTGCTAAATTTCAGGTGCTCATCCTATGGTTCATGGAGGGATGGGGGTTGCCACTAGTGCATACCCAATGACTGAATCAGTTCTCTCGAGTTCAATGCGGCATGGTGGGATGCTTGGGCATTATAGTGGAAGTTCTACTACTTCAGCTGATAAACCTAAAATAGGCCTGGTATTTGTCGTATACTTGTATATAATGCTGGAGCTCAGGATTTCTTATTTATATGATGGGTGAAGTATGCCCTTTTTGCtccatttttttatcaatacatGTATATTGCCTATTCAATTCCAACTATCACGCCAGATTTTTGGAATTGATGTTTCAACTGAGGAATCTCTATTATTACTGTTTATTTACTGGACATGGTGCCATTTTGTCGTTTTGAAGTTTGGaggaggaaaaataaaataataaataaaaattatatgaaaatgcTGTGAAGTTGGTAATGATAggattagtttaatttagttagGATGAAGTATGAAGTATCAACTGGATTTGGTGCACTGTTGTGATTAAATGTAATGTGGTCTTTACAGATATGCTTGCGGTGTCGACGGTGTGGTCACCGAGCTAAGAATTGCCCTGAAGTTCAAGTTGGTGCCAATTATGACAAGTATTGTTACAATTGTGGAGAAACTGGTCATTCACTTGCAAATTGTCCCCACCATGTTCAAGAAGGTTTGTTATCTATCATGCCTTTGTGATATATATTGGAGCTAGAATGGTTTAACTTTAAACAAGATAAGTTGTGAATGATATAACATGAACATTGTTAGTTTCAGGGTTTTCtcttgaaaattggaattcttattaagcAGTTTACCACAGATTTATAAGCATACTCTTGGGCTTTCTAGTTTACTGAACAGAAAGAGAGTGATGGAGCAGAAAGAGGAGAAGGGGCTGTTGAAGTAATGAAACACATGGAGGAGGATGAaggagaggagaagaagaaactaGAAGCAATCAAACTGGATCTGCATGAAAAAGAGGAGCGGAAAACCAATGATGAGTTGCAGGATGCTCGCAAGGAATTAGTAAAAGTAAGTACGTTGTCCGTGCATAAATGTTAATGTCAACAAGTCTTTTTTGCCTTTCAGCTCTTTTAGTGGTTTGAAAATTCAACTTCAGAAAGTCTTTGATTAATTGTTTCTAGCAATAATAAGCTTGCTTGCATGTTTaaacaaacataaaattcaCAGGAAACATGAGAAAAATTATAGGCATATTAATTTAGACAAAACTGCTTCCATTATCCATATTACTGCTGGCAGGATGTTTCATGTTTAGTAGTCTATACTAGATGATATTTTGATTtgcttaaattcaaaaaaatgataaaatcagATTCAGGACAATGAGAAAGGTGATTTGCTGTGATAACATGTAGCTCTCTGTTTGGCCATGTATTTTGTGTgatattattctaattttgctgtatttttttttcttaacttGTTATAGGTGTTCTGTGATGAATCTTGGGAGAACAGAAAAAAAGAGATGGCAAAATGTACCAAAATTAGAAATGCAGAGAAAAAACAAGAGGTCATAAACTAAGAATTCTGAGCTTCATTTATTCTGAGCTTACAATAATATTTATTCTTACAATAATATTTATTCTTCAATTGGAAACAGTAAAATAATTGAATAGACTAAAGCTGAGATGCAGATGTTAAGAGGCAATGTTCAAAAACTGCAACTACAAAATTAGAATCTTGCTCAATCAAACACACACATGCTAGCGGTACATTTTACATCTTATACATTCATATTAATATCATTATTTTT from Arachis duranensis cultivar V14167 chromosome 4, aradu.V14167.gnm2.J7QH, whole genome shotgun sequence encodes:
- the LOC107484808 gene encoding protein INVOLVED IN DE NOVO 2-like isoform X1; this translates as MTSIVTIVEKLVIHLQIVPTMFKKFTEQKESDGAERGEGAVEVMKHMEEDEGEEKKKLEAIKLDLHEKEERKTNDELQDARKELVKVFCDESWENRKKEMAKCTKIRNAEKKQEMLRGNVQKLQLQN
- the LOC107484808 gene encoding protein INVOLVED IN DE NOVO 2-like isoform X2 produces the protein MTSIVTIVEKLVIHLQIVPTMFKKFTEQKESDGAERGEGAVEVMKHMEEDEGEEKKKLEAIKLDLHEKEERKTNDELQDARKELVKVFCDESWENRKKEMAKCTKIRNAEKKQE